TTTCTTTCAGGGGAGGTCGTCAAAATTGCCCTCAAAGAGAAGTAGCTTAAGGGAACAGATGAACAAAAACTCAGGGAGTATAGCAGTCTCTCCACAGTGTCTTTATCAGACTGATCAGATGGACTACACATGAGGTGGGTTCTTCTCTTAAAGCTGTGAACGTTGTAAAAAAGGTATGACAGTGGTAAAAAAAGGTTATAGGAGTCTTGCACATGTTCcatgtaaaaaatgttctttttgaAGTGTGTTAGTGTGTCCTCTTCAAACGTAATAATATCTTGGGCAATGCGTTTGAAGGAATTAACTGTTGTGTAGTCCCCTTTGTCACGAGAGAACAATGGAAGCTCCAGAACGATGCGCAAAATTATGTTCAATATTTGGAgaagaatgatgaagaagcaATGCCAATCCATTTGGTTGTTGTAAATCACGTAGTTGAAGGGGAGGGGGCCGTCCATCATGCGGCGAATAATTTTCTGCATGATGTTCGCATAGCCAGTGCACTTGGGCAGTTGCTTGGTCATTGGTTGCTCGGTCATTGGTTGCTTGGTCATTGGTTGCTCGGTCATTGGTTGCTTGGCCATTGGTTGCTTGGCCATTGGTTGCTTCTGCGGCTCCTCAGTGTAAGCTTCCAACAGGTCGTGAAACTGACAGATAACCGCTCGAAGCACCACCTGGAGCGTTTTCAGCAGAGCCTCCACATTATGGGGTTCAACGCACTTTTCCCGAATTAGGCGTTTCCTCCTTATGGACcagaaaacagaaaaaaggtaAACTCCACACTGGTGAATTAACTGTAGGTTGCACAAGTGGGCGAAGtcccatttgttcttttgcCTGTCGACAATTTTGACTGGACCGTCAACATTTGTCACGTCAACATTTGTCACATGAGCAGTTGGAATATCGACTTCTCCCTTCATCGCCTCGTGGCGAAAAAGAGTTTTCACCTGAATCTCCAGCgtgtttataattttatttgtgtACAGGAATCCTGACAAGTCCACACTCCTCCCCACAATGTTGTACGTGGCTAAATACAAATACACTTGTGAAAGAAACCTTTTGTAAATGCCATGATCATCATGGATTCCCTTTCTGTGCAGATGATTAATTAGATCATGAAAATAGTCAACGGGTTCTATGTATAGGTTGCAAAAAAGTAGCAGTCTAAATATCTTCAAAACTTCGCTTCCCAAGAAAAAGACCTCTTTTCTGTCTTCAGCATTTCGAATAAAAGGAAGGCTTCTgtagaataataaaaacgaaaggactttaaatttttccaaaaggtTCTTATCGTAATTGTATATGATGACATACTTTATCAGAGTTATTAAGTTGTATGTGAAATTCGTTTCGATATAATCCGTTTGGTTcatttgtatattttctctctctttgtTCAACTCGCTTCCTATTATCTTCGAttcgtatattttttctaagtTCGCTATCAGGTCTGTACAAGTTAGTAGGTTTACTTGTTGTCTGCATCTGGACAGTAGACCTATTAAAAGGCATACACAACTGTTTTCCACTTGGACCACGCCGAAATTGTTCTGTAGAATAGTGCTCACATTGGTGAGGACATCCTCATGTGCATATCGTTCAGAACCTCTGAGATGAACCATTTTAACATTTATCTTTTGCATTTCTTGTAGGTCGTCTGTGATGCTGCTAAGCGGTTTGAGGTGGGCGATGAGCTCTTCCTCTATTGCCACTTCTGTTATCATCACGTTTgactgtttttccttttttgctacgtcccccatttttaactttttggCTACTTCGGTCCAGTCATTTCCTCCATACGGGGAAGATTCGTTTTGCGAGTGTCCCGTCTCCTCGCCGCCCAGTTTCACTTCACCCGGGGGCCTACTCCCCTGGGCGTATTCTTCtgaaaatttgttcatatattcaTCAGCATGTGCATTAGGGCGTAATTTATCTAACCCACCTTTACGCGTATCGTAAAAATAGATGTTGCACCCTTCAAAGAGAAAGGATCCGTCGCTAAAAAAGTCTTCGTAGGAAAACGCCTCGTAGTCGTGAAAGAATCTGAGTATGGGGAAGTCCCTCTCCCCCCAGTAATCAAATACCACATCCTCCCTTAAAGAGGAAACATTGTTTGGGAAGGTATAGCTAGCCAAACAGTGCACAGAATTTATTTCTATGTTCCTGTTCCTGCAGTGCCTAATCAAGAaaatgattttttcaaataggTTTAAGTCATTGTTCAGGTAGCTGAAAAATCTTCTGTAGGTGAACCCAAAGGAATATTTGTCCTTTCTCCGGAGGGCATTATTCTCTCCGTAAAAGTCGGATGTTAAGTCTTCATCAAAGCGGAAAGATCGTAAATGAGAGTTTATGAACACATTGGTCATAATTTTCAGAGATATACAGACTTGACTGCTATTTGAACTTTGACACAGAAAAATCATTTCTGGA
Above is a window of Plasmodium knowlesi strain H genome assembly, chromosome: 6 DNA encoding:
- a CDS encoding RNA polymerase II-associated protein 1, putative — protein: MERLHDKLRQERTHDQPILNRCDFDIVERYADSSSEEESGHEEEQRPGQEQHGAEEQHGAEEQHGAEEQQRHEEQEPTGKASQTGDSPRLSFPPALHRSVLNLQKDDLEERLNLYKIYGTVDAASAVKIVSGSNPYNPASVAHLTDGGSHEDGRREPNKCEKVNHDHVNKGRKNEVKEKHQLTFQMNQNEVAKLQWTNPVSDEEVREIKSFSEIKLHEVRFDFEGKLRIQINETELNKKKKKNIFNHFDGLYHHNDEPLNSGYTFPEMIFLCQSSNSSQVCISLKIMTNVFINSHLRSFRFDEDLTSDFYGENNALRRKDKYSFGFTYRRFFSYLNNDLNLFEKIIFLIRHCRNRNIEINSVHCLASYTFPNNVSSLREDVVFDYWGERDFPILRFFHDYEAFSYEDFFSDGSFLFEGCNIYFYDTRKGGLDKLRPNAHADEYMNKFSEEYAQGSRPPGEVKLGGEETGHSQNESSPYGGNDWTEVAKKLKMGDVAKKEKQSNVMITEVAIEEELIAHLKPLSSITDDLQEMQKINVKMVHLRGSERYAHEDVLTNVSTILQNNFGVVQVENSCVCLLIGLLSRCRQQVNLLTCTDLIANLEKIYESKIIGSELNKERENIQMNQTDYIETNFTYNLITLIKYVIIYNYDKNLLEKFKVLSFLLFYRSLPFIRNAEDRKEVFFLGSEVLKIFRLLLFCNLYIEPVDYFHDLINHLHRKGIHDDHGIYKRFLSQVYLYLATYNIVGRSVDLSGFLYTNKIINTLEIQVKTLFRHEAMKGEVDIPTAHVTNVDVTNVDGPVKIVDRQKNKWDFAHLCNLQLIHQCGVYLFSVFWSIRRKRLIREKCVEPHNVEALLKTLQVVLRAVICQFHDLLEAYTEEPQKQPMAKQPMAKQPMTEQPMTKQPMTEQPMTKQLPKCTGYANIMQKIIRRMMDGPLPFNYVIYNNQMDWHCFFIILLQILNIILRIVLELPLFSRDKGDYTTVNSFKRIAQDIITFEEDTLTHFKKNIFYMEHVQDSYNLFLPLSYLFYNVHSFKRRTHLMCSPSDQSDKDTVERLLYSLSFCSSVPLSYFSLRAILTTSPERNISPGGETDEAIFSSQNSDHSAQASSVEMRTSRKISNECNQRIIEETPSTSRDHVDIPKNIILFLRKYIKGKFLLYHSKKNIFLLLLKNIFRECNRKCEEQESMEFSHEGEVTKRKETLVHSVFKFLLNKHIVNFIGEHMDVSIFFKYFIQIFIANEGKCIGDSLGERMEIYSHLVRIAEEYIFKRVACTDSEGDHPLLVHHVHRVVTDFGKDDHHNDGNCENANPEDGPGSHPLDIHVKRLLETNGRNIKASTWQKRIQISTQLSVAIFEKIIESFKMAYFFSPLMLAILFFLSSTSFPEECRNVFYRDTDLLKILSKNVFIRFSDDGEKYIVFTTSTCYGRVETNFLIDLTSLFPSIFSLMLDDSHADWFAPSMHSYFGSLRTKYPYPSLLHFLFYVSTNGR